The Sulfitobacter sp. S223 genome has a window encoding:
- a CDS encoding response regulator codes for MKKMGIYTQIAVSMTCAAAIVGFLIEGYERRAEINRMNDDLLAQADLTVSLISGLMIEPIIVQDTPVLESAISEALSSNGKLLSLIIKNDSGGVIAQAERDGAADDAAFRRFKRDIIVEGEAFGVMEIDWSTAEGQALINSKVSRTRYIILIAIFTLSAVFLLQIHFLIMRPLRNIHERMSAAIAGQAHARRPIASFASHEFKALDRSVDVLQRSFSERDERERALEIERENSDRANKAKSDFLANMSHEIRTPMNGVIGMTELMLETELDEDQRMYAETISSSGSALLAIINDILNFSKIEAGKTVLEPAPFDLQATIGDVVTLLSAKTRESSVEVVLRYDPELPTVFEGDVGRLRQVLTNIVGNAVKFTLEGYVYVDVTGVKSPGHYDLEIKVADTGIGIPNDRIDQIFNAFEQVDSSRNRQFEGTGLGLAISSKLLVLMGGRITVKSEGERGSTFAIELPLHTAPEIPPSTNNITVPLRGLRVLVVDDLELNRKILSERLASWDMVSVLASSGAEALKILERTEEKFDLIIQDYQMPQMNGEELACRIRSLASYKDTPLIVLSSIDQAMSISIKSKYSPCELLLKPVQSKSLRAAIVQSLQVNPNKPRHVKLPNVLNNPTAPLKILVAEDNKTNQFIVKKMMANSSMSLTFADNGHEALKKFAEIRPDVVFMDVSMPEMDGLEATQAIRKLETEMTYQHCPIVAFTANALQEDEERCLDAGMDGFLSKPITKKALLATIQHWTAPQARAINS; via the coding sequence ATGAAGAAAATGGGTATATACACCCAGATTGCTGTTTCAATGACCTGTGCTGCGGCAATCGTGGGGTTCCTTATTGAGGGCTACGAACGCAGAGCAGAAATCAACCGGATGAACGATGATCTTCTGGCCCAAGCTGATCTGACAGTCTCTTTGATCAGCGGCTTGATGATAGAACCGATCATTGTCCAGGATACGCCTGTCCTTGAATCAGCCATCAGCGAAGCTCTTTCAAGCAACGGGAAATTGCTTTCTCTCATCATTAAAAACGATTCCGGTGGCGTGATCGCACAAGCGGAACGTGATGGAGCAGCAGATGACGCGGCGTTCCGCCGCTTCAAGCGTGATATCATCGTCGAGGGGGAAGCATTCGGCGTTATGGAGATCGATTGGTCGACCGCTGAAGGACAGGCATTGATAAATTCAAAGGTAAGTCGCACGCGTTACATTATCTTGATCGCAATCTTCACCCTTTCTGCTGTCTTTCTATTGCAGATACATTTCCTGATCATGCGTCCCCTGCGGAATATTCACGAACGGATGTCTGCCGCCATTGCGGGTCAAGCCCACGCAAGAAGGCCGATCGCATCATTTGCGTCGCATGAATTCAAAGCGCTCGACCGATCCGTGGACGTCTTGCAACGCAGTTTCTCTGAGCGCGACGAACGCGAGCGGGCGCTTGAAATCGAACGCGAAAACTCCGACAGGGCAAACAAGGCGAAATCTGATTTCCTTGCCAACATGAGCCACGAAATACGCACGCCAATGAATGGCGTGATTGGCATGACCGAACTCATGCTGGAAACCGAGCTTGATGAAGATCAAAGAATGTACGCTGAAACAATATCCTCATCAGGATCGGCGTTGCTGGCAATCATTAACGACATCCTTAATTTCTCAAAAATAGAAGCCGGGAAAACAGTACTGGAGCCTGCTCCTTTTGATCTGCAGGCCACAATTGGCGACGTGGTGACCTTGCTCTCGGCAAAAACCAGAGAAAGCTCTGTCGAGGTCGTATTGCGCTATGATCCTGAACTGCCGACCGTTTTCGAAGGGGATGTTGGTAGACTTCGGCAGGTGCTGACAAACATCGTAGGTAACGCCGTCAAATTTACGCTTGAGGGATATGTCTATGTGGATGTTACAGGCGTGAAAAGTCCGGGACATTACGATCTGGAAATCAAAGTTGCAGACACCGGGATTGGCATTCCAAATGACCGGATAGATCAAATATTCAATGCGTTTGAGCAGGTAGACAGCTCGCGGAACCGGCAATTCGAAGGCACCGGCCTTGGATTGGCTATTTCATCGAAGCTGTTGGTACTGATGGGCGGTCGGATAACGGTAAAATCGGAAGGAGAGAGAGGATCGACTTTCGCTATAGAACTGCCGTTGCATACAGCACCAGAGATTCCGCCCAGTACAAACAATATAACTGTGCCACTGAGAGGTTTGCGCGTTCTTGTTGTGGATGATCTGGAGCTTAATCGTAAAATCCTGTCGGAGCGGCTGGCAAGCTGGGACATGGTTTCCGTCCTTGCCTCGTCTGGTGCCGAAGCACTAAAAATTCTTGAGCGGACAGAGGAAAAGTTCGACTTGATAATTCAGGATTATCAAATGCCACAGATGAATGGTGAAGAACTTGCATGTCGCATCCGAAGCTTGGCTTCGTATAAAGATACCCCTCTCATAGTTTTGTCATCCATTGACCAAGCCATGAGCATCTCCATCAAGTCGAAGTACAGCCCATGCGAATTGCTCCTTAAGCCGGTTCAATCAAAAAGCCTTCGGGCAGCAATCGTCCAGTCGTTGCAGGTAAATCCCAACAAACCGCGTCATGTCAAATTGCCCAACGTGCTCAACAATCCCACAGCACCTCTGAAAATACTGGTGGCAGAAGACAATAAGACGAACCAGTTTATTGTGAAGAAAATGATGGCTAATTCCTCCATGTCCTTAACATTTGCCGACAACGGTCACGAGGCCTTGAAAAAATTCGCTGAGATCAGACCTGATGTTGTCTTCATGGACGTATCGATGCCTGAGATGGACGGGTTGGAAGCCACACAAGCCATCCGCAAGCTCGAGACGGAAATGACCTACCAACATTGTCCGATTGTGGCCTTTACGGCAAACGCCCTGCAAGAGGATGAGGAACGCTGCCTAGACGCCGGGATGGATGGTTTTTTATCTAAACCAATCACGAAAAAAGCACTCTTGGCGACAATTCAACATTGGACGGCACCACAGGCTCGGGCGATCAACTCATAA
- a CDS encoding PhnD/SsuA/transferrin family substrate-binding protein: MNKISAKLLGFVVKAQKHASHWACVTVTVIIATMATSATAEINLTFGSYAADKPTYTVKMYRPFLQYLAQEMTKILGEQVNIKMRITKEYETSIDQLANGEVDFSRFGPASYITVFEREPKIQIIAIESNKGSKRFKGAIAVHADSPIQSLSELKNKSFAFGDQLSTIGRYLAQSHLLDAGISSKELSGYDYLGRHDRVGAAVAAGRFTAGALKESTLSKLIRSGVPIRAMHEFDNVTKPWLAAAGMDPDVLAAIREVMLELKDAELLGDIAEDGFLEGSDADYDIIRQAMKHSKMF, encoded by the coding sequence ATGAATAAAATTTCTGCAAAACTGCTTGGGTTTGTTGTAAAGGCGCAGAAGCATGCATCACATTGGGCATGCGTTACTGTGACTGTCATTATTGCTACTATGGCGACGTCGGCGACGGCAGAAATCAACCTGACCTTCGGCAGTTACGCCGCTGACAAGCCGACTTATACGGTCAAGATGTACCGCCCTTTCCTGCAGTATCTGGCACAGGAAATGACCAAAATTCTTGGTGAACAGGTCAACATCAAGATGCGGATCACGAAGGAATACGAAACAAGCATCGACCAGCTTGCAAATGGGGAAGTTGACTTTTCCCGGTTTGGACCGGCCTCCTACATCACCGTTTTCGAACGTGAACCAAAAATACAGATCATCGCAATCGAGTCCAACAAAGGAAGCAAGCGGTTTAAAGGGGCCATAGCTGTCCATGCTGACAGTCCGATTCAATCCCTGTCGGAACTGAAAAATAAAAGCTTCGCCTTCGGCGATCAGCTCTCAACTATCGGCCGGTACCTGGCACAAAGTCATCTTCTTGACGCTGGTATCAGTAGCAAAGAGCTTAGCGGGTATGACTATCTTGGTCGTCACGACCGGGTTGGCGCTGCGGTCGCTGCTGGTAGGTTTACCGCCGGTGCTCTGAAGGAAAGCACCTTGTCGAAGCTCATCCGTTCTGGCGTTCCAATCAGAGCAATGCACGAGTTCGATAATGTCACAAAACCATGGTTGGCTGCTGCGGGCATGGACCCGGACGTCCTTGCCGCAATCCGTGAAGTTATGTTGGAACTAAAGGACGCCGAGTTGTTGGGCGACATCGCCGAAGACGGCTTTCTGGAAGGCTCGGACGCGGACTATGACATCATCCGTCAGGCCATGAAGCACAGCAAAATGTTTTAG
- a CDS encoding PEP/pyruvate-binding domain-containing protein, which yields MAQEDTQNRLAVYMRPQIGTIGLLLMLFAPNIAFAIPSPELIIGSVSSLSQVFAVGIATVTGAGALIAKRFGFNPSTGRGQGRFPLRLIMVLLLIGLVLGAANIWQYRTQQANELAHLQATLVRPAQFDGTSIQDPDLKEASFGQQSRNPLAVTTKKAQELLDGSGGASSALFFDVRETGEHRMGTLPGARHVRFPDFMQSNIPLEGKQVVLFCHNGNRSGEICAQLAARGIDCRFIAGGIEKWIVEGRKFSDKDVQSLSDLRAIPDYPNKEKLLGTAEFKSLIEAGNLQIVDTRYPGDFSVGHLPDAINIPIRALPTEELKNRITQLQDKPTVAACYDRRSCFMSQVLALEMNEAGIDFRGRYTTPWEYFVAPKPKPHVQQWQAEQQVTLWQKAVARLAEGLVWIAERSHFVLALFTLSLLSRMLVLPIALKSERDQMITSTSSDELKLLKEKLKDDPARKARAIQRFYGDKGLTPMRNLAALLFLPVMMLGLSATEKASLEINAPFLWVQSLGQPDGTFVLPLLFAVLAGIYLHWAVAKTGRQAALWWVIGAPLMFGLVFRLSAAGNIYLCASLTLLLIQRAYVTGLLSELKNKVKSLWHDLPSRKLPIGVSLLEHTSALRESGNKSYRLSVLKNAGLPVPDGLVIRSGGIRAYGRLSGSQKDEFAMKIWRMVGQKPCAVRSSAASEDGADQSFAGVFDSVLDVRHEGMRSALDAVIASFSAERANDYDRSGPTSHDGNVLVQQMVRAEYAGVLFTQDPKAPGLMMVELVKGCGEDLVSGRVTPQSLQFGRHTHTAFSEETPPINLEVLLSLGQKIETIFGCPQDIEWAYADGAFQIVQSRDITTLKTGTTAEMVRVEEWERILHMYKDAEPDEVILEQDEMSEVLPLPTPLSFSLMGRLWAPGGSLDIACRQLGVNYNLPEGRPGHLINLFGRTFVDSSLKQSMALRLGKSKAREMRKNAIRVVAAFRNETMPTLENDLALWQAVDFTAMPPDIIISCIQKLETKFVREIYVEAEKINILAGFTMNEAEAFAKDNADAQSRLMHPVLHHTPNSLINACGDLAGDKQKDRLMRLMGHRAIFDYELSTPRYAEAPEMLWSLLKGANPVEIKGRSALAHGPKTPVDLAIALQDAKEQAKHEALKIIAEMRRAILAFSQATGLFDLVFYLEMDELLTAGRADIEVLKEIAQNRKDRAAQLSKHALKPVSLTLRDCEILSAEAAVQGAQGQGALGGVCVSGSQNVSGRVFVVHDDTGMGATAFSGFEDGDIIVCRMVNPVWLPFVQRSGGVLSEIGGWLSHMAIVAREKDILMHVRCSGLESLQTGMIAAVGTDGTITVTEAGRAPARKIA from the coding sequence ATGGCACAAGAAGACACACAAAACCGGCTTGCCGTATATATGCGGCCTCAGATCGGAACGATCGGGCTCCTTCTTATGCTTTTTGCTCCGAATATCGCATTTGCCATACCGTCTCCGGAATTGATCATCGGGTCGGTTTCTTCTTTGTCGCAGGTTTTTGCGGTGGGAATTGCAACGGTGACGGGGGCTGGCGCGCTGATTGCCAAGCGGTTCGGCTTCAATCCGTCAACGGGGCGCGGACAGGGGCGCTTTCCCCTCCGTTTGATTATGGTACTTTTGTTGATCGGGTTGGTCCTTGGAGCTGCGAATATCTGGCAGTACCGCACACAGCAGGCAAATGAGCTTGCGCATCTTCAAGCCACACTTGTCAGGCCGGCGCAATTTGATGGAACCAGCATTCAGGACCCCGATCTGAAAGAGGCGAGCTTTGGTCAGCAATCCCGAAACCCGCTGGCTGTCACAACCAAAAAGGCGCAGGAACTCTTGGATGGGTCAGGGGGCGCCTCATCTGCGCTATTCTTTGATGTGAGAGAAACCGGTGAACACCGCATGGGAACCTTGCCGGGCGCGCGTCATGTCCGGTTCCCTGATTTCATGCAGTCCAACATCCCTCTTGAAGGGAAACAAGTTGTGTTGTTCTGTCACAACGGCAACCGCAGTGGTGAAATCTGCGCGCAACTGGCCGCACGGGGGATTGATTGTCGTTTTATTGCGGGTGGTATCGAAAAGTGGATCGTGGAGGGGCGTAAATTCAGCGATAAAGATGTGCAATCCTTATCCGATTTGCGTGCCATTCCAGACTATCCGAACAAAGAAAAACTGTTGGGCACGGCAGAGTTCAAAAGCCTAATAGAGGCGGGCAACCTCCAGATTGTTGATACCCGCTATCCCGGCGATTTTTCTGTTGGACACCTGCCGGATGCGATCAACATTCCAATTCGTGCTTTGCCAACGGAGGAATTGAAAAACCGGATTACCCAGTTGCAAGACAAGCCAACGGTTGCGGCTTGCTACGACCGTCGCAGCTGTTTCATGTCACAGGTTCTAGCGCTTGAGATGAACGAAGCGGGCATTGATTTCCGGGGTCGCTACACCACCCCTTGGGAGTATTTCGTCGCGCCCAAGCCCAAGCCACATGTCCAACAGTGGCAAGCTGAGCAGCAGGTGACACTTTGGCAGAAAGCGGTCGCCAGATTAGCGGAGGGGTTGGTCTGGATCGCAGAGCGATCGCACTTTGTGCTTGCCCTTTTTACCCTGTCGCTTTTGTCCCGGATGCTTGTTCTGCCCATCGCGCTAAAGTCGGAGCGGGATCAGATGATCACTTCAACTTCGTCCGACGAATTGAAACTGCTCAAAGAGAAGTTGAAAGACGATCCAGCCAGAAAAGCCCGCGCCATACAGCGCTTTTACGGGGATAAGGGGCTGACCCCGATGCGCAACCTTGCGGCGTTGCTGTTTTTGCCTGTCATGATGCTTGGTCTAAGCGCGACCGAAAAGGCGAGCCTGGAAATCAATGCGCCCTTCCTGTGGGTGCAGTCTTTGGGGCAGCCCGACGGGACCTTTGTGCTGCCGTTGTTGTTTGCGGTATTGGCGGGGATTTATCTGCACTGGGCAGTGGCGAAAACGGGTCGGCAGGCTGCTTTGTGGTGGGTTATTGGTGCACCGCTGATGTTCGGGTTGGTTTTCCGGCTAAGTGCGGCGGGCAACATTTACCTCTGTGCCAGCCTCACGCTTTTGCTGATCCAGCGTGCATATGTCACCGGTCTTCTTTCCGAACTCAAAAACAAGGTCAAAAGCCTTTGGCATGATCTACCCTCGCGCAAGCTGCCTATCGGTGTTTCCCTTCTTGAGCACACGTCTGCGCTGCGCGAAAGCGGCAATAAGTCCTACAGGCTTTCTGTGCTGAAGAATGCGGGTCTGCCGGTTCCGGATGGTCTTGTTATTCGCTCCGGTGGGATCAGGGCTTACGGTCGTCTTTCAGGCAGCCAAAAGGACGAATTCGCGATGAAAATTTGGCGCATGGTTGGGCAGAAACCTTGCGCTGTGCGAAGCTCGGCCGCAAGCGAAGACGGGGCCGATCAAAGCTTTGCAGGAGTGTTCGATAGTGTGTTGGATGTCCGCCATGAAGGGATGCGCAGCGCTTTGGATGCGGTCATCGCGTCTTTCTCGGCTGAGCGTGCGAATGATTATGATCGCTCGGGGCCAACCAGCCATGACGGGAATGTACTGGTTCAGCAAATGGTACGTGCCGAATATGCCGGCGTGTTGTTTACCCAAGATCCCAAGGCACCAGGTCTGATGATGGTTGAGTTGGTCAAGGGCTGCGGTGAGGATTTGGTCTCTGGCAGGGTGACGCCGCAGAGCCTGCAATTCGGGCGCCACACGCACACGGCCTTTAGCGAGGAAACTCCGCCGATTAATTTGGAGGTTTTATTATCGCTTGGCCAAAAGATCGAAACAATTTTCGGTTGCCCCCAAGACATCGAATGGGCCTACGCTGATGGCGCTTTCCAGATCGTACAAAGCCGCGATATCACAACACTGAAAACTGGAACTACCGCGGAAATGGTCAGGGTGGAGGAGTGGGAACGTATCTTGCACATGTACAAAGACGCTGAGCCGGATGAGGTGATCCTTGAGCAAGACGAAATGTCAGAGGTCCTTCCGCTTCCGACGCCTTTGTCTTTCTCGTTGATGGGGCGACTTTGGGCACCGGGCGGCAGTTTAGACATCGCCTGCCGACAGCTTGGGGTTAATTACAACCTGCCTGAAGGTCGGCCTGGCCATCTGATCAACCTCTTTGGCCGCACATTTGTGGATAGTAGCTTAAAACAATCGATGGCATTGCGCCTTGGCAAATCCAAAGCGCGGGAGATGCGTAAGAATGCCATCCGCGTGGTCGCCGCGTTCCGGAATGAAACAATGCCGACATTGGAAAACGATCTGGCGCTTTGGCAGGCCGTGGATTTCACCGCGATGCCGCCAGACATTATCATTAGCTGCATACAGAAACTGGAGACTAAATTCGTCCGCGAGATCTACGTCGAGGCCGAAAAGATCAATATTCTGGCTGGTTTTACGATGAATGAAGCCGAAGCCTTTGCGAAAGATAATGCAGATGCGCAAAGCCGCCTGATGCACCCCGTTTTGCACCATACTCCGAACAGTCTCATCAATGCATGCGGCGATCTCGCGGGCGACAAGCAAAAAGACCGTTTGATGAGGCTGATGGGGCATCGGGCCATCTTTGATTATGAACTCAGCACCCCGAGATACGCTGAAGCGCCTGAGATGCTGTGGTCATTGCTAAAGGGGGCAAACCCTGTTGAGATCAAGGGCCGTTCTGCACTGGCACACGGTCCCAAGACCCCAGTTGATCTGGCCATCGCGTTGCAAGACGCGAAAGAACAAGCCAAGCATGAGGCGCTTAAGATCATCGCTGAAATGCGTCGGGCTATACTGGCATTTTCTCAGGCAACGGGGCTATTTGATCTGGTTTTCTATCTTGAGATGGATGAACTTCTCACTGCCGGAAGGGCTGACATCGAGGTGCTGAAAGAGATTGCTCAGAACCGAAAGGATCGTGCTGCGCAGCTTTCGAAACACGCGCTCAAACCTGTATCGCTGACTTTACGTGATTGTGAAATATTGTCCGCTGAGGCTGCTGTGCAAGGGGCTCAAGGGCAGGGCGCCCTTGGGGGTGTCTGTGTTTCCGGAAGCCAAAATGTGTCTGGTCGGGTGTTCGTCGTTCACGATGACACCGGCATGGGCGCTACTGCGTTCTCGGGCTTTGAAGATGGCGATATCATTGTTTGCCGAATGGTTAATCCGGTTTGGTTGCCCTTTGTGCAGCGGTCTGGCGGGGTGTTGAGCGAGATTGGAGGCTGGTTGAGCCACATGGCGATTGTGGCGCGTGAGAAAGATATTCTGATGCACGTAAGGTGCAGCGGTTTGGAGTCCTTGCAGACCGGAATGATCGCTGCGGTCGGCACGGACGGAACAATCACCGTTACAGAAGCGGGCAGGGCACCCGCACGCAAGATTGCCTGA
- a CDS encoding amidase, with product MGSGYQDDATFLATQVASGAVSPSELLDEALARVSVFNPKLNAVVLIQEEVARAAIKAGLPEGPFKGVPFLMKDLGAEAVDFPSHSGSNLLRDTRYTYDSEIYRRMRATGIVTFGRTTSPEGGIGPVTEAAVYDGPTRNPWDVSRTSGGSSGGSGAAVAAGIVPMAHGSDGGGSVRIPASSCGLFGFKATRARFPDGPMSGEGWGGMAIDGFLTRSVRDNATMMDACAGPDSGAPYVAPMMETSYSEAIVRPPRRLRIAVCDTTFTGAPIDNECRAAVLETAKILEELGHHVTPACPKADHEGMMHAWTKIVACGTALWIQNVTKAKGRDLRQGDIQGVARGALAYAGGISGADYLAAVNKIHAYGREMAASFDDYDIILSSTLAEPPALVGRFTHEREDYANYRVGPGGVFEYSPFCATFNASGQPAASVPLHWTTDGLPVGIHLAAAFGEDATLIALCAELEQAAPWSHHRPSLLAEYLA from the coding sequence ATGGGATCCGGCTATCAGGATGATGCGACATTTTTGGCAACGCAAGTGGCATCGGGCGCGGTTTCGCCGTCTGAACTGCTTGATGAAGCGCTGGCTCGGGTGTCTGTATTTAACCCTAAATTGAATGCAGTTGTCTTGATACAGGAAGAGGTCGCGCGCGCGGCGATCAAGGCAGGTTTGCCGGAGGGTCCCTTTAAGGGGGTTCCATTTCTGATGAAGGATCTCGGGGCTGAAGCCGTGGATTTTCCCTCTCATAGCGGATCAAATCTGCTGCGAGACACCAGATACACTTATGACAGTGAAATATATCGGCGCATGCGGGCGACGGGTATTGTAACCTTCGGTCGGACAACTTCGCCAGAGGGGGGCATAGGCCCTGTGACTGAGGCGGCCGTTTACGATGGTCCGACACGGAATCCGTGGGATGTCTCGCGGACTTCCGGTGGGTCTTCGGGGGGATCGGGGGCGGCGGTTGCAGCAGGAATTGTGCCAATGGCGCATGGATCAGACGGCGGCGGTTCAGTGCGGATACCAGCATCAAGCTGCGGCTTGTTTGGATTCAAAGCAACCCGCGCGCGGTTTCCGGACGGGCCCATGTCCGGTGAGGGTTGGGGCGGCATGGCCATAGACGGTTTCCTCACACGTTCGGTGCGTGATAATGCAACGATGATGGATGCGTGCGCGGGGCCGGATTCAGGCGCGCCCTATGTTGCCCCAATGATGGAAACATCCTATTCGGAGGCCATTGTACGTCCTCCGCGCCGTCTGCGGATTGCGGTTTGTGATACCACATTTACCGGCGCCCCCATTGATAATGAATGTCGGGCGGCCGTTCTCGAAACTGCAAAAATTCTTGAAGAGCTTGGCCATCACGTCACGCCTGCCTGTCCCAAGGCCGATCACGAAGGCATGATGCACGCCTGGACCAAGATTGTAGCATGTGGGACAGCGCTTTGGATTCAGAATGTGACGAAAGCAAAAGGCCGCGACCTGCGCCAAGGTGACATTCAGGGCGTGGCAAGAGGCGCTTTGGCCTACGCAGGGGGGATTTCTGGCGCAGACTATTTGGCGGCGGTCAACAAAATCCACGCTTACGGACGTGAAATGGCTGCATCTTTTGACGATTACGACATCATTCTGTCGTCCACATTGGCAGAGCCGCCAGCGCTTGTTGGCCGTTTTACCCACGAACGGGAAGACTACGCCAATTACCGCGTGGGGCCGGGTGGTGTTTTCGAATATTCACCATTCTGCGCGACCTTCAACGCCAGTGGTCAGCCTGCGGCATCTGTTCCTTTGCATTGGACAACCGACGGCTTGCCCGTGGGGATACATCTGGCTGCTGCTTTTGGTGAAGATGCCACGTTGATTGCCCTGTGCGCAGAACTTGAGCAAGCTGCGCCATGGTCCCACCATAGACCATCACTGCTCGCGGAATATCTTGCATAG
- a CDS encoding ABC transporter ATP-binding protein: MNTNIAVDARNIGKVYGNGPSAVAALGDVSISIEQGEFFTLLGPSGCGKTTLLRCIAGFETPTSGTIFLSGQDITHTPPNQRPVNTVFQSYALFPHLNVAQNVGFGLKMLGRPAAEVAKAVDRVLSLVKLQEFADRLPQQLSGGQQQRVALARALAPEPQVLLLDEPLSALDLKLRKEMQSELKRLQTETGITFIFVTHDQEEALTMSNRIGVMSQGALLQVGTPHEIYEHPVNRFVADFIGETNFLDGQVDGGRVRIGTGDMLDVQLSGQTGDVTLAIRPEQIQLGTADAGLTAKITEATYMGTDTHYTVSLSDGSQIVARVQSNSVGAFKVGDTVGIGIDTKAVQVLKT, encoded by the coding sequence TTGAACACCAATATCGCGGTTGACGCGCGTAATATCGGAAAAGTCTACGGAAATGGGCCTAGCGCTGTAGCGGCGCTTGGCGATGTATCAATATCGATAGAACAGGGTGAGTTCTTTACCCTTCTTGGACCGTCTGGTTGCGGTAAAACTACGCTTTTACGGTGCATTGCCGGCTTTGAAACGCCCACATCCGGCACCATCTTTTTGTCCGGTCAGGACATTACGCATACACCGCCAAACCAGCGCCCTGTGAACACGGTGTTCCAATCATATGCGCTATTCCCGCATCTTAATGTCGCTCAAAACGTCGGCTTTGGTCTCAAGATGTTGGGCAGGCCTGCCGCCGAGGTCGCCAAGGCCGTTGATCGCGTTCTGTCGCTGGTGAAGCTTCAGGAATTTGCGGACCGATTGCCGCAACAGTTATCTGGCGGGCAACAACAGCGTGTGGCACTGGCCCGTGCGCTTGCGCCTGAACCGCAGGTCTTGCTGCTGGATGAGCCACTTTCTGCATTGGACCTGAAGCTGCGCAAAGAAATGCAAAGCGAGCTGAAGCGCCTTCAGACAGAGACGGGTATCACTTTCATCTTTGTCACCCACGATCAGGAAGAGGCGTTAACCATGTCCAACCGGATCGGCGTGATGTCCCAGGGCGCGTTGCTACAGGTCGGTACGCCGCATGAGATTTACGAACATCCCGTTAACCGGTTTGTCGCCGACTTCATCGGAGAGACGAACTTTCTTGACGGGCAGGTGGACGGAGGGCGTGTTAGAATTGGCACGGGCGATATGCTGGATGTGCAGCTGTCCGGTCAGACAGGCGATGTAACGCTTGCCATACGGCCTGAACAGATACAGCTGGGCACCGCTGATGCTGGCCTGACTGCCAAGATCACCGAGGCAACCTATATGGGGACGGACACACATTACACCGTCAGCCTGAGCGATGGGAGCCAGATCGTAGCCCGTGTGCAATCAAACTCTGTCGGTGCATTTAAGGTCGGGGATACGGTGGGGATCGGTATTGATACCAAAGCCGTTCAGGTGCTGAAGACATGA